Proteins from one Macrobrachium rosenbergii isolate ZJJX-2024 chromosome 14, ASM4041242v1, whole genome shotgun sequence genomic window:
- the LOC136845492 gene encoding probable WRKY transcription factor protein 1, which produces MPTGTRPTTQTNSGELSKQTNNANRTRPTTQTNSGELSKQTNNANRDEANTQTNSGELSKQTNNANRTRPTTQTNSGELSKQTNNANRTRPTTNNDELSGELSKQTNNANRDEANHRRTQASCRNRQTMPTGRGQPHRRTQASCRKQTNNANRDEANTHRRTQASCRNRQTMPTGTRPTTQTNSGELSKQTNNANRDEANHTDELQASCRNRQTMPTGRGQPHRRTQASCRNRQTMPTGTRPTTQTNSGELSKQTNNANRDEANHTDELRRVVETDKQCQQDEANHTDKLRRVVETDKQCQQGRGQPHRRTQASCRNRQTMPTGRGQPHRRTQESCRNRQTMPTGTGHHTDELRRVVETDKQCQQDEANHTDELRRVVETDKQCQQDEANHTDELRRVVETDKQCQQGRGQPHRRTQASCRNRQTMPTGRGQPHRRTQASCRNRQTMPTGTGQPHRRTQASCRNRQTMPTGRGQPHRRTQASCRNRQTMPTGRGQPHRRTQASCRNRQTMPTGTRPTTQTNSGELSKQTNNANRTRPTTQTNSGELSKTDKQCQQDEANHTDELRRVVETDKQCQQDEANHTDELQASCRNRQTMPTGTRPTTQTNSGEVVRQTMPTGTRPTHTDELRRVVETDKQCQQDEANHTDELQASCRNRQTMPTGTRPTTQTNSGELSKQTNNANRTRPTTQTNSGELSKQTNNANRTRPTTQTNKTDKQCQQDEANHETETNNANRTRPTTQTNSRRVVETDKQCQQDEANHTDELRRVVETDKQCQQDEANHTDELRRVVETDKRCQQG; this is translated from the coding sequence ATGCCAACAGGGACGAGGCCaaccacacagacgaactcaggcgaGTTGTCGAAACAGACAAACAATGCCAACAGGACGAGGCCaaccacacagacgaactcaggcgaGTTGTCGAAACAGACAAACAATGCCAACAGGGACGAGGCcaacacacagacgaactcaggcgaGTTGTCGAAACAGACAAACAATGCCAACAGGACGAGGCCaaccacacagacgaactcaggcgaGTTGTCGAAACAGACAAACAATGCCAACAGGACGAGGCCAACCACAAACAATGACGAACTCTCAGGCGAGTTGTCGAAACAGACAAACAATGCCAACAGGGACGAGGCCAACcacagacgaactcaggcgaGTTGTCGAAACAGACAAACAATGCCAACAGGACGAGGCCaaccacacagacgaactcaggcgaGTTGTCGAAAACAGACAAACAATGCCAACAGGGACGAGGCcaacacacacagacgaactcaggcgaGTTGTCGAAACAGACAAACAATGCCAACAGGGACGAGGCCaaccacacagacgaactcaggcgaGTTGTCGAAACAGACAAACAATGCCAACAGGGACGAGGCCAACCACACAGATGAACTCCAGGCGAGTTGTCGAAACAGACAAACAATGCCAACAGGACGAGGCCaaccacacagacgaactcaggcgaGTTGTCGAAACAGACAAACAATGCCAACAGGGACGAGGCCaaccacacagacgaactcaggcgaGTTGTCGAAACAGACAAACAATGCCAACAGGGACGAGGCCaaccacacagacgaactcaggcgaGTTGTCGAAACAGACAAACAATGCCAACAGGACGAGGCCAACCACACAGACAAACTCAGGCGAGTTGTCGAAACAGACAAACAATGCCAACAGGGACGAGGCCaaccacacagacgaactcaggcgaGTTGTCGAAACAGACAAACAATGCCAACAGGACGAGGCCaaccacacagacgaactcaggagagttgtcgaaacagacaaacaatgccaacagggacaggccaccacacagacgaactcaggcgaGTTGTCGAAACAGATAAACAATGCCAACAGGACGAGGCCaaccacacagacgaactcaggcgaGTTGTCGAAACAGACAAACAATGCCAACAGGACGAGGCCaaccacacagacgaactcaggcgaGTTGTCGAAACAGACAAACAATGCCAACAGGGACGAGGCCaaccacacagacgaactcaggcgaGTTGTCGAAACAGACAAACAATGCCAACAGGACGAGGCCaaccacacagacgaactcaggcgaGTTGTCGAAACAGACAAACAATGCCAACAGGGACAGGCCaaccacacagacgaactcaggcgaGTTGTCGAAACAGACAAACAATGCCAACAGGACGAGGCCaaccacacagacgaactcaggcgaGTTGTCGAAACAGACAAACAATGCCAACAGGACGAGGCCaaccacacagacgaactcaggcgaGTTGTCGAAACAGACAAACAATGCCAACAGGGACGAGGCCaaccacacagacgaactcaggcgaGTTGTCGAAACAGACAAACAATGCCAACAGGACGAGGCCaaccacacagacgaactcaggcgaGTTGtcaaaaacagacaaacaatgcCAACAGGACGAGGCCaaccacacagacgaactcaggcgaGTTGTCGAAACAGACAAACAATGCCAACAGGACGAGGCCAACCACACAGACGAACTCCAGGCGAGTTGTCGAAACAGACAAACAATGCCAACAGGGACGAGGCCaaccacacagacgaactcaggcgaAGTTGTCAGACAAACAATGCCAACAGGGACGAGGCCAAcccacacagacgaactcaggcgaGTTGTCGAAACAGACAAACAATGCCAACAGGACGAGGCCAACCACACAGACGAACTCCAGGCGAGTTGTCGAAACAGACAAACAATGCCAACAGGGACGAGGCCaaccacacagacgaactcaggcgaGTTGTCGAAACAGACAAACAATGCCAACAGGACGAGGCCaaccacacagacgaactcaggcgaGTTGTCGAAACAGACAAACAATGCCAACAGGACGAGGCCAACCACACAGACGaacaaaacagacaaacaatGCCAACAGGACGAGGCCAATCAcgaaacagaaacaaacaatgcCAACAGGACGAGGCCAACCACACAGACGAACTCCAGGCGAGTTGTCGAAACAGACAAACAATGCCAACAGGACGAGGCCaaccacacagacgaactcaggcgaGTTGTCGAAACAGACAAACAATGCCAACAGGACGAGGCCAACCACACAGATGAACTCAGGCGAGTTGTCGAAACAGACAAACGCTGCCAACAGGGATGA